From one Nonomuraea polychroma genomic stretch:
- a CDS encoding carbohydrate ABC transporter permease, which yields MTTTVAAPAAATPAATEAKVRRGWTQHGLLFVAPFLVIYVVFLVWPTILGLRMSMSSVNIAGTNDNMVGFDNYAEAFADPRMWRSLWNTVVFTVLSTVPLVLLGLGFALLVHHLRFVQWLWRLSFFGPFLLPSAVVSILWLQMIYPPDYGLINGTLGTDFTWLTDPSTAMFSVVLTTVWWTVGFNFLLYLAALQSIPQHLYEAAAIDGASAWDKLRSITLPLLGRTTALIVVLQLLASLKVFDQIYLMTGGGPEDSTRPIIEYAYDMGFTGYRIGYASAVSYILFAIIVIVSLAQLRLFRKRAEGSS from the coding sequence ATGACCACCACCGTCGCCGCCCCCGCCGCCGCCACCCCCGCCGCCACCGAGGCCAAGGTCCGGCGCGGCTGGACCCAGCACGGGCTGCTGTTCGTCGCGCCCTTCCTGGTCATCTACGTGGTCTTCCTGGTCTGGCCGACCATACTCGGCCTGCGGATGAGCATGTCGAGCGTCAACATCGCCGGCACCAACGACAACATGGTCGGGTTCGACAACTACGCCGAGGCGTTCGCCGACCCGCGCATGTGGCGCTCGCTCTGGAACACGGTGGTCTTCACCGTGCTGAGCACGGTCCCGCTGGTGCTGCTCGGCCTCGGGTTCGCGTTGCTGGTGCACCATCTGCGGTTCGTGCAGTGGCTGTGGCGGCTGTCGTTCTTCGGGCCGTTCCTGCTGCCGTCGGCCGTGGTGTCGATCCTCTGGCTGCAGATGATCTACCCGCCCGACTACGGCCTGATCAACGGCACGCTCGGCACCGACTTCACCTGGCTGACCGACCCGTCGACGGCCATGTTCTCGGTGGTGCTGACCACGGTCTGGTGGACGGTCGGCTTCAACTTCCTGCTCTACCTGGCCGCTCTTCAGTCCATCCCGCAGCACCTGTACGAGGCCGCCGCCATCGACGGCGCCTCGGCCTGGGACAAGCTGCGCTCCATCACCCTGCCGCTGCTCGGCCGCACGACAGCGCTCATCGTGGTGCTGCAGCTGCTGGCCTCACTCAAGGTCTTCGACCAGATCTATCTCATGACGGGCGGCGGCCCGGAGGACTCGACCCGGCCGATCATCGAGTACGCCTACGACATGGGCTTCACCGGTTACCGCATCGGTTACGCCTCGGCCGTGTCGTACATCCTGTTCGCCATCATCGTCATCGTCTCCTTGGCACAGCTGCGGCTGTTCCGCAAGCGCGCGGAGGGTTCGTCATGA
- a CDS encoding carbohydrate ABC transporter permease: MTKRFSISQLILLVVALALAILWLAPIAWAVATSLKPESETTKIPLEWIGSEITLDSYQLVLGTGGIVKWAINSTITAVITTFLTVLLSAMAAYGFARTQFRGQRALLAIILAGIMVPPQVLIAPLFAEMVALGLVDTWWAIILPQVAAPLIVYVLYKFFQDVPPELEQAAFVDGAGRWRVFFTIVLPLSRPVLAAVSIFTFITTWNNFLWPFLVSTDPNTMTLPVGLANVVQGTFGLRYAQIMASVVLAGLPLLVVFVLFQRQIVRGVAHTGLAGQ, encoded by the coding sequence ATGACCAAGCGGTTCAGCATCAGCCAGCTCATCCTGCTGGTGGTGGCGCTGGCGTTGGCGATCCTCTGGCTGGCGCCCATCGCCTGGGCCGTGGCCACCTCGCTCAAGCCCGAGTCCGAGACCACGAAGATCCCGCTGGAGTGGATCGGCAGCGAGATCACGCTGGACTCGTACCAGCTGGTCCTGGGCACCGGCGGCATCGTCAAGTGGGCGATCAACTCCACGATCACCGCGGTGATCACCACGTTCCTGACCGTGTTGCTCTCCGCGATGGCGGCGTACGGGTTCGCGCGCACGCAGTTCCGCGGCCAGCGGGCGCTGCTGGCGATCATCCTGGCCGGGATCATGGTGCCGCCGCAGGTGCTGATCGCGCCGCTGTTCGCGGAGATGGTCGCGCTCGGGCTCGTCGACACCTGGTGGGCCATCATCCTGCCGCAGGTGGCCGCGCCGCTGATCGTCTACGTCCTGTACAAGTTCTTCCAGGACGTGCCGCCGGAGCTGGAGCAGGCCGCGTTCGTGGACGGCGCGGGACGGTGGCGGGTGTTCTTCACGATCGTGCTGCCGCTGTCGCGGCCCGTGCTCGCCGCAGTGTCGATCTTCACGTTCATCACCACGTGGAACAACTTCCTCTGGCCGTTCCTGGTCTCCACCGACCCGAACACGATGACCTTGCCGGTGGGGCTGGCGAACGTCGTGCAGGGCACCTTCGGCCTGCGGTACGCGCAGATCATGGCGTCCGTCGTGCTGGCCGGGCTGCCGCTGCTCGTGGTGTTCGTGCTGTTCCAGCGGCAGATCGTCCGCGGCGTCGCCCACACCGGCCTGGCCGGCCAGTGA
- a CDS encoding sulfotransferase family protein, whose translation MNWQRKVNKALVRFTGFQIERAGKEPSAPPGPEVRPPADPLTDRLLEAPVFLLSPVRSGSTLLRSILNAHSALHAPHELHVRRLKVSFETNLASKAMAALGHNQADLEHLLWDRVLHRELVRSGKRYIVDKTPANAFAYQRIATCWPDARFIFLLRHPASIATSWHEASPDKRTADEAALDALRYMKAVQRARKALPGLTVKYEELSAEPERVTREICAFLDLEWEPEMLSYGKQTVIQKGLGDWRDKIRTGTVQPARELPAEHEIPEALKPISRTWGYLS comes from the coding sequence ATGAACTGGCAGCGTAAGGTGAACAAAGCGCTGGTCAGGTTCACCGGATTCCAGATCGAACGGGCCGGGAAAGAGCCTTCGGCCCCTCCCGGTCCTGAGGTCAGACCGCCCGCGGATCCGCTGACCGACCGGCTGCTCGAAGCCCCCGTGTTCCTCCTGTCCCCCGTGCGGTCCGGCTCGACGCTCCTGCGGTCGATACTGAACGCCCATTCGGCCCTGCATGCTCCCCATGAGCTGCACGTACGACGCCTGAAGGTGAGTTTCGAGACGAACCTGGCGTCGAAGGCGATGGCGGCGCTCGGCCACAACCAGGCCGATCTGGAGCATCTGCTGTGGGACCGGGTCCTGCACCGGGAACTGGTCCGCAGCGGCAAGCGGTACATCGTGGACAAGACACCCGCGAACGCCTTCGCCTACCAGCGCATCGCGACCTGCTGGCCCGACGCCCGCTTCATCTTCCTGCTGCGCCACCCCGCCTCGATCGCCACGTCCTGGCACGAGGCCAGCCCCGACAAGCGCACTGCCGACGAGGCCGCGCTGGACGCGCTGCGGTACATGAAGGCCGTGCAGCGGGCCAGGAAGGCGCTGCCGGGCCTGACCGTCAAGTACGAGGAGCTCAGCGCCGAGCCGGAGCGCGTCACCCGCGAGATCTGCGCGTTCCTGGACCTGGAGTGGGAGCCGGAGATGCTCTCGTACGGCAAGCAGACTGTGATCCAGAAGGGGCTCGGCGACTGGCGCGACAAGATCCGCACCGGCACCGTGCAGCCCGCCCGCGAACTGCCGGCCGAGCACGAGATCCCCGAGGCGTTGAAGCCGATCTCCCGCACCTGGGGGTACCTCTCGTGA
- a CDS encoding glycosyltransferase family 4 protein, giving the protein MKIRYLMLHAYGMGGTIRTVVNQANAMAAAGHEVELVSVVRRRDTPQFALDPRITITTLVDQRGGRRPDSIGRRAWRRVRGKVVPRGEFAADYFTERVEWAAMDYCAKLRDGILITTRPALNLISARRTPKSVIRVAQEHMNLSAYPDTIRREIARHYGRFDAITVLTQTNRLEYQRLLPATPIVQIPNAVHKVDQERSQQVNPVVIAAGRLVPQKGFDLLIPAFAQVVAEHPEWRLRIFGTGPRKGQLSGLIKQYGLREHVTLPGRTDRLERELTEASVYALSSRFEGLPMVMVEAMTHALPVVAFDCPTGPRDVLTDGVDGMLVPPRDVDALAAALKRVVADRKLRVRMGKEAVKTSRAYAPELVMPLWEDLFSELLQGERVTDNFWSGSR; this is encoded by the coding sequence GTGAAGATCCGCTATCTCATGCTGCACGCGTACGGCATGGGCGGAACCATTCGCACGGTCGTCAACCAGGCGAACGCGATGGCCGCGGCGGGGCACGAGGTGGAGCTGGTCAGCGTGGTACGGCGGCGCGACACGCCGCAGTTCGCGCTGGACCCGCGGATCACGATCACCACGCTGGTGGACCAGCGTGGTGGGCGCCGGCCCGACTCGATCGGGCGGCGGGCCTGGCGCCGGGTACGCGGCAAGGTCGTGCCCCGCGGGGAGTTCGCGGCCGACTACTTCACCGAGCGGGTGGAGTGGGCGGCGATGGACTACTGCGCCAAGCTGCGCGACGGCATCCTGATCACCACCCGGCCGGCGCTGAACCTGATCTCCGCCCGCCGTACCCCCAAGAGCGTCATCAGGGTCGCCCAGGAGCACATGAACCTGTCGGCCTACCCCGACACCATCCGCAGGGAGATCGCCCGCCACTACGGCCGCTTCGACGCGATCACCGTGCTGACGCAGACGAACCGGCTCGAATACCAGCGGCTGCTCCCCGCCACGCCGATCGTGCAGATCCCGAACGCCGTGCACAAGGTCGACCAGGAACGTTCCCAGCAGGTGAATCCCGTCGTGATCGCGGCCGGCCGGCTGGTGCCGCAGAAGGGGTTCGACCTGCTGATCCCGGCCTTCGCGCAGGTGGTGGCGGAGCATCCGGAGTGGCGGCTGCGCATCTTCGGCACCGGGCCGCGCAAGGGCCAGCTGAGCGGGCTCATCAAGCAGTACGGGCTGCGCGAGCACGTGACGTTGCCCGGGCGCACCGATCGCCTGGAGCGCGAGCTGACCGAGGCCTCCGTGTACGCGCTGAGCTCGCGGTTCGAGGGCCTGCCCATGGTGATGGTCGAGGCGATGACGCACGCGCTGCCCGTGGTGGCCTTCGACTGCCCGACCGGGCCGCGGGACGTGCTGACCGACGGCGTGGACGGGATGCTGGTGCCGCCCCGGGACGTGGACGCGCTGGCCGCTGCGCTGAAGCGCGTCGTCGCGGATCGGAAACTGCGGGTGCGGATGGGAAAAGAGGCGGTGAAAACGTCTCGGGCGTACGCGCCGGAACTCGTGATGCCATTGTGGGAGGATTTGTTCTCTGAGCTGCTGCAGGGCGAGCGCGTGACGGACAATTTCTGGAGCGGCAGCAGGTAG
- a CDS encoding D-alanyl-D-alanine carboxypeptidase family protein, with amino-acid sequence MRTWKAITAALAGILTLATGLAAPAHASASALLPAAAAVDTPTVYGRAAYLIDASSGKVLFDDNGTERMPIASLTKTMTAYVVLKTAKPTDVVQIAPADVSYAEDGGGTTADLRAGDRLTVNELLYGLMLPSGADAAHALARTYGPGVDGFVAKMNATARQLGMADTQYVNADGLPMPGSDGYSTARDQALLAAKALELPLIKETAGTRYHSLDANGEHRSYSWRNTNRLLRTTPDAIGLKTGFTRAAGFCLAFASEQDGQRLVGVLLGESDSSRRFATAEELLTWGASRQAA; translated from the coding sequence ATGCGTACCTGGAAAGCCATCACGGCCGCCTTGGCAGGCATTCTTACCCTGGCCACAGGGCTCGCCGCGCCCGCACACGCGAGCGCGTCAGCGCTCCTTCCCGCGGCCGCCGCCGTCGACACCCCCACGGTGTACGGCCGCGCCGCCTACCTGATCGACGCCTCCTCCGGCAAAGTGTTGTTCGACGACAACGGCACCGAGCGGATGCCGATCGCCAGCCTCACCAAGACGATGACGGCATATGTCGTCCTGAAGACCGCCAAGCCGACGGACGTGGTCCAGATCGCTCCCGCCGACGTCTCGTACGCCGAGGACGGCGGCGGCACCACCGCGGACCTGCGTGCCGGCGACCGCCTCACCGTGAACGAGCTCCTGTACGGCCTGATGCTGCCCTCGGGCGCCGATGCGGCGCACGCCCTGGCCCGCACGTACGGCCCGGGCGTCGACGGCTTCGTCGCCAAGATGAACGCGACCGCCCGCCAGCTCGGCATGGCCGACACCCAGTACGTCAACGCCGACGGCCTGCCCATGCCGGGCAGCGACGGCTACTCCACCGCGCGGGACCAGGCTCTGCTGGCCGCCAAGGCGCTGGAGCTCCCGCTGATCAAGGAGACGGCCGGCACCCGGTACCACTCGCTCGACGCCAACGGTGAGCATCGGTCGTACAGCTGGCGCAACACCAACCGGCTCCTGCGGACCACCCCGGACGCGATCGGGCTGAAGACCGGGTTCACCCGGGCGGCCGGGTTCTGCCTGGCGTTCGCCAGTGAGCAGGACGGGCAGCGCCTGGTGGGCGTGCTGCTCGGGGAGTCCGACTCCAGCCGCCGCTTCGCCACGGCCGAGGAGTTGCTGACCTGGGGCGCGAGCCGCCAGGCCGCCTGA
- a CDS encoding WD40/YVTN/BNR-like repeat-containing protein yields MNLRIALSALSATLVLAAAAPFPAHAGPLRLGWELKETGVTARLRGLSPVSRDVVWASGSGGTVLRTVDGGRTWQNVSPPGTAALQFRDIEAFDARRAVALSIGEGTDSRVYRTEDGGQTWAETFRNDEPRAFYDCLAFFDRSHGLAMSDPVDGKFRILATEDGGRSWRVLPSDGMPEALPGEAGFAASGQCLVTAGGRDVWLAAGGAERSRVFHSADRGRTWTVADTPIPAGDPARGVFALAFRDRHRGIAVGGDFRPDQQSPSAGAVTRDGGATWQPAAVPPPAYRSGVTWLPYPPFAAVAVGPSGSDVTYSGGRSWETFDGGSFDTVSCARDGACWASGEQGRVARLTMT; encoded by the coding sequence ATGAACCTTCGCATCGCGTTGAGCGCGCTGTCAGCGACCCTCGTACTCGCGGCGGCGGCCCCGTTCCCGGCCCACGCCGGCCCGCTCCGGCTCGGCTGGGAGCTCAAGGAGACCGGGGTGACCGCGCGCCTGCGCGGCCTGTCGCCCGTCAGCCGCGACGTGGTCTGGGCCTCCGGCTCGGGCGGCACGGTGCTGAGGACCGTGGACGGTGGCCGGACCTGGCAGAACGTCTCGCCGCCCGGCACCGCCGCCCTTCAGTTCCGCGACATCGAGGCGTTCGACGCGCGCCGGGCCGTGGCGCTGTCCATCGGCGAGGGCACCGACTCGCGGGTCTACCGCACCGAGGACGGCGGGCAGACCTGGGCGGAAACGTTCAGGAACGACGAGCCCCGCGCGTTCTACGACTGCCTGGCGTTCTTCGACCGGTCACACGGGCTGGCCATGAGCGACCCGGTGGACGGCAAGTTCCGGATCCTGGCCACGGAGGACGGCGGGCGCAGCTGGCGGGTGCTCCCCTCGGACGGCATGCCGGAGGCGCTGCCGGGTGAGGCCGGGTTCGCGGCCAGCGGGCAGTGCCTGGTCACGGCCGGCGGCCGGGACGTGTGGCTGGCCGCCGGCGGGGCCGAGCGGTCGCGGGTGTTCCACTCGGCGGATCGCGGGCGTACGTGGACGGTGGCCGACACGCCGATCCCGGCCGGGGACCCGGCGCGCGGCGTGTTCGCGCTGGCCTTCCGCGACCGGCACCGCGGCATCGCGGTCGGCGGCGACTTCCGGCCGGACCAGCAGTCGCCCAGCGCGGGCGCGGTGACCAGGGACGGCGGCGCCACCTGGCAACCGGCGGCCGTCCCGCCGCCGGCGTACCGGTCCGGGGTGACGTGGTTGCCGTACCCGCCGTTCGCCGCTGTCGCGGTGGGGCCGTCCGGGAGTGATGTGACGTACTCGGGCGGGCGGAGCTGGGAGACGTTCGACGGCGGGTCGTTCGACACGGTGTCGTGCGCTCGGGACGGGGCTTGCTGGGCGTCGGGCGAACAGGGCCGCGTCGCCAGGCTCACCATGACGTAA
- a CDS encoding alpha-ketoglutarate-dependent dioxygenase AlkB → MTAAFQASLLGLDEELGVGPLGDTVRRTHLGQGAWIDLRPGWLSGADTLFERLAEVVPWRAERRRMYDRMVDVPRLLKFYDEDETLPDPVLEDARRALNAHYEEELGEPFRTAGLCFYRDGRDSVAWHGDTIGRGSTEDTMVAIVSVGCPRPLLLRPRGGGASIRRDLGHGDLIVMGGSCQRTWEHAIPKTTRPTGPRISIQFRPRGVR, encoded by the coding sequence ATGACAGCCGCGTTCCAAGCATCTCTGCTGGGCCTCGACGAGGAGCTCGGCGTCGGTCCGCTCGGCGACACCGTGCGCCGGACGCATCTGGGCCAGGGCGCCTGGATCGACCTGCGGCCGGGCTGGCTGTCGGGGGCCGACACGCTGTTCGAACGGCTCGCCGAGGTGGTGCCGTGGCGGGCGGAGCGGCGGCGGATGTACGACCGGATGGTGGACGTGCCCCGGTTGCTGAAGTTCTACGACGAGGACGAGACCCTGCCGGACCCGGTGCTCGAGGACGCCCGGCGCGCGTTGAACGCCCATTACGAGGAGGAGCTCGGGGAGCCGTTCCGCACGGCCGGACTCTGCTTCTATCGGGACGGGCGGGACAGCGTGGCCTGGCACGGGGACACGATCGGCCGGGGAAGCACCGAGGACACGATGGTCGCGATCGTCTCGGTCGGCTGCCCCCGCCCTCTCCTGCTCCGTCCGCGCGGCGGCGGTGCCTCGATCCGGCGCGACCTGGGTCACGGGGATCTGATCGTGATGGGCGGCAGCTGCCAGCGCACGTGGGAACACGCCATCCCGAAGACGACCCGCCCGACGGGCCCGCGCATCAGCATCCAATTCCGCCCCCGCGGCGTCCGCTGA
- a CDS encoding VOC family protein, whose protein sequence is MLTTHYLPGTPCWIDVNSPDVDRSAAFYTGLFGWESLTLGPEHRDYRLCQVDGKTVAGISHATEDNPAAAWLTYFQTPDADTVAKTIEQAGGTVVAPPRDIEGQGRMAVFADPAGARFAVWQPGATKGLELVTEPGSLGWIELYVPDLAVARTFYEAVFGWSIQDMPMGDLSYPVVSPAGGGEESSMAGLAELEPGDSSHWLPFFEVPDCDATVAMAQQLGGTVRGPAMSYEGVGRIAVLIDPHGARFAVVTSAE, encoded by the coding sequence ATGCTCACCACCCATTACCTTCCGGGCACCCCCTGCTGGATCGACGTCAACAGCCCTGACGTCGACCGTTCCGCGGCGTTCTACACCGGGCTGTTCGGCTGGGAGTCGCTCACGCTCGGCCCCGAGCACAGGGACTACCGCTTGTGTCAGGTCGACGGCAAGACCGTCGCCGGGATCAGCCACGCCACCGAGGACAACCCGGCCGCGGCCTGGCTGACGTACTTCCAGACGCCTGACGCCGACACCGTCGCCAAGACGATCGAGCAGGCGGGCGGCACGGTCGTCGCCCCACCGCGCGACATCGAGGGACAGGGCCGGATGGCGGTGTTCGCCGATCCGGCGGGGGCGAGGTTCGCCGTGTGGCAGCCGGGCGCGACCAAAGGGCTCGAGCTGGTCACGGAGCCGGGTTCGCTCGGCTGGATCGAGCTCTACGTTCCCGACCTCGCCGTCGCGCGCACTTTCTACGAGGCGGTCTTCGGCTGGTCGATCCAGGACATGCCGATGGGCGACCTGTCCTATCCCGTGGTCTCCCCCGCCGGGGGCGGCGAGGAGTCGTCGATGGCCGGGCTCGCCGAGCTGGAGCCCGGCGACAGCTCGCACTGGCTGCCGTTCTTCGAGGTGCCGGACTGCGACGCCACGGTGGCCATGGCGCAACAGCTCGGCGGCACGGTGCGGGGTCCTGCGATGAGTTATGAGGGGGTGGGGCGCATAGCGGTCCTCATCGATCCGCACGGGGCCCGCTTCGCGGTCGTCACCAGCGCGGAGTGA
- a CDS encoding SRPBCC family protein, which produces MSDTTEFVIEPGRQDIIMTRVFDAPRELVFRVVTDPELLPRWWGPRFLTTRVERMEVRPGGQWRYVNSDAHGREFFFRGVYHDVVAPERFSRTWAFEGWPADVALETVTLVEVDGGTKYVAQSVHQSVEARDAIIRADGPRGGRESMDRLAEVLASR; this is translated from the coding sequence ATGAGTGACACCACCGAGTTCGTCATCGAGCCCGGTCGCCAGGACATCATCATGACCCGGGTCTTCGACGCGCCCCGAGAGCTGGTGTTCCGGGTGGTCACCGACCCCGAGCTGCTCCCGCGCTGGTGGGGGCCGCGGTTCCTCACCACCCGGGTGGAGCGCATGGAGGTCAGGCCGGGCGGCCAGTGGCGTTACGTCAACAGCGACGCCCACGGCAGGGAGTTCTTCTTCCGCGGCGTGTACCACGACGTCGTGGCGCCGGAGCGGTTTTCACGGACGTGGGCGTTCGAGGGCTGGCCCGCGGACGTGGCACTGGAGACGGTCACGCTCGTCGAGGTGGACGGCGGGACGAAGTACGTCGCCCAGTCGGTGCACCAGTCGGTGGAGGCCCGCGACGCGATCATCCGCGCCGACGGCCCGCGGGGCGGCCGGGAGTCCATGGACCGCCTCGCCGAGGTGCTCGCCAGCCGCTGA
- a CDS encoding ArsR/SmtB family transcription factor, whose protein sequence is MPDDQLSLTFAALADPTRRAILARLADGDATVNELAEPFDMSLQAVSKHLKVLERAGLISRGREAQWRPCRLETEPLESASAWIDRYRDRWTDRFERLDQEIKRIQRGEDDHE, encoded by the coding sequence ATGCCGGACGACCAGCTCAGCCTCACCTTCGCCGCCCTCGCCGATCCGACCAGGCGGGCCATCCTCGCCCGGCTGGCCGACGGCGACGCGACGGTCAACGAGCTGGCCGAGCCGTTCGACATGAGCCTCCAGGCGGTCTCCAAGCATCTCAAGGTGCTGGAGCGGGCCGGGCTGATCAGCAGGGGCCGCGAGGCCCAGTGGCGGCCGTGCCGGCTGGAGACCGAGCCGCTGGAGAGCGCCTCGGCGTGGATCGACCGGTACCGCGACCGCTGGACCGACCGGTTCGAGCGTCTCGACCAGGAGATCAAGCGGATCCAGCGAGGAGAGGACGACCATGAGTGA
- a CDS encoding SDR family NAD(P)-dependent oxidoreductase: MLLENKVAVVYGAGGSIGGAAARAFAREGARVFLAGRTPATLDKIAAELGGAAAAFVVDALDEDAVGAFTDQVAERTGGIDVSFNAIGVQDVQKPLMEITAEEFARPIATATRTQFLTTRAAAKHMIPRRSGVILMFGGSGPQTAPGLGGFKVALDAMEGMRRQWACEAGPYGIRVVTMVTGGVPESLPGDYPGRDELAASLREPTLLKRTATLADVGNVAAFVASDRARTMTSATVNISCGAIVDY, from the coding sequence ATGCTCCTCGAGAACAAGGTCGCCGTCGTGTACGGCGCAGGCGGGTCGATCGGCGGCGCGGCGGCGCGGGCCTTCGCCCGCGAAGGCGCCCGCGTCTTCCTCGCCGGCCGCACCCCGGCCACACTCGACAAGATCGCGGCAGAGCTCGGCGGCGCCGCGGCGGCTTTCGTCGTGGACGCCCTGGACGAGGACGCGGTCGGCGCCTTCACCGACCAGGTCGCCGAGCGGACCGGCGGCATCGACGTCTCGTTCAACGCCATCGGCGTCCAGGACGTGCAGAAGCCCCTGATGGAGATCACCGCCGAGGAGTTCGCGCGGCCGATCGCGACCGCCACCCGCACGCAGTTCCTCACCACCAGGGCCGCCGCCAAGCACATGATCCCGCGCCGGTCCGGAGTGATCCTGATGTTCGGCGGCAGCGGGCCGCAGACGGCGCCCGGGCTGGGCGGGTTCAAGGTCGCCCTCGACGCCATGGAGGGCATGCGGCGGCAGTGGGCCTGCGAGGCAGGCCCGTACGGCATCCGCGTCGTCACCATGGTGACGGGCGGCGTGCCGGAGAGCCTCCCCGGCGATTACCCCGGGAGGGACGAGCTCGCCGCGAGCCTGCGCGAGCCGACCCTGCTCAAGCGCACCGCGACCCTGGCCGACGTGGGCAACGTGGCCGCGTTCGTGGCCTCCGACCGCGCCCGCACCATGACGTCGGCAACCGTCAACATCTCCTGCGGCGCGATCGTGGACTACTGA
- a CDS encoding DUF2203 domain-containing protein encodes MERIFTVDEARALLPGVIEEARVVIAARADLAEITFDRQAAGGSQLGGIAEIKALEARIEEILSGWTGRGIEVKGIAPVLVDFPAVLEGVSVRLCWIEGERELAWYHRTDLGFAGRRPLP; translated from the coding sequence ATGGAACGGATCTTCACCGTCGACGAGGCCCGCGCTCTGCTGCCCGGTGTGATCGAGGAGGCCCGCGTGGTGATCGCCGCCCGCGCCGACCTCGCCGAGATCACTTTCGACCGGCAGGCCGCGGGCGGTTCGCAGCTCGGCGGCATTGCCGAGATCAAGGCGCTCGAAGCCCGCATCGAGGAGATCCTCAGCGGGTGGACCGGCAGGGGGATCGAGGTGAAGGGCATCGCGCCCGTGCTGGTCGACTTCCCCGCGGTGCTCGAGGGGGTGTCGGTGCGGCTCTGCTGGATCGAGGGGGAGCGGGAGCTTGCCTGGTACCACCGTACGGACTTGGGCTTCGCCGGCCGCCGTCCGCTCCCATGA
- a CDS encoding GntR family transcriptional regulator, protein MDDVVADLSQDRPRLGRSSTAERVADILRDRISEGFFRPGQRLSEEAISEGLGVSRNTLREAFRLLGHERLLDHKLNRGVFVRLPSVEDVLDLYRVRRVLEGAAVRRPPSRKALAVVREAMRDAERAAAKDDWQGVGTANIRFHQALVSLNDSPRIDELMRQLLAELRLVFHVMENPRAFHEPFVDRNRTLLELIEAGKPEEAAAYLDDYLEHAEELLVHAYEPNR, encoded by the coding sequence GTGGATGACGTCGTCGCTGATCTCTCCCAGGACCGGCCCCGGCTGGGACGCAGCAGCACGGCCGAGCGGGTGGCCGACATTCTGCGCGACCGCATCAGCGAGGGTTTCTTCCGCCCCGGCCAGCGGTTGTCGGAGGAGGCCATCTCCGAAGGGCTCGGCGTCTCGCGCAACACGCTGCGCGAGGCGTTCCGGCTGCTCGGCCACGAGCGGCTGCTCGACCACAAGCTCAACAGGGGCGTGTTCGTACGCCTGCCGTCCGTCGAGGACGTGCTCGACCTCTACCGGGTGCGCCGCGTGCTGGAAGGCGCGGCGGTGCGCCGGCCACCGTCACGGAAGGCGCTGGCCGTGGTCAGAGAGGCCATGCGCGACGCCGAGCGGGCCGCCGCCAAAGACGACTGGCAGGGCGTCGGCACCGCCAACATCCGCTTCCATCAGGCCCTCGTGTCGCTGAACGACAGCCCGAGGATCGACGAGCTCATGCGCCAGCTGCTCGCCGAGCTGCGCCTGGTCTTCCACGTGATGGAGAACCCGCGGGCCTTCCACGAGCCGTTCGTCGACCGCAACCGCACGCTGCTGGAGCTGATCGAGGCGGGCAAGCCGGAGGAGGCCGCCGCCTACCTGGACGACTATCTCGAGCATGCGGAGGAGCTGCTCGTCCACGCGTACGAGCCGAACCGTTAA